In Candidatus Palauibacter scopulicola, the following proteins share a genomic window:
- a CDS encoding class I tRNA ligase family protein → MATAPQAPRFYLTTAIDYSNGDPHLGHAIEKIGADAIARYRRACGDDVHFLIGMDEHGQKVQQEAEKQGAEPAEWVDRIAEAFLDVWRRLGLSNDDFIRTSEPRHHRGVTALMERIAANGDFRRAKYEGHYCAGCEAFKKDDELADGRCPLHPGREIEWTEEENWFFKLSDYRDTLLERLRNDPDSVRPRTRRNEITRLLESGLDDISASRSRIRWGVPFPGDEGHTVYVWFDALSNYITAIGYPDGEAFGKLWPADLHIIGKDITRFHCVYWPAMLLAAGVEPAKSVWGHGFIKIGGAKLSKSAGTELGLVELIERHGPDALRYFLLREVPWDGDRDYPSTEAFIEQFDRRYTTDLANDLGNLLNRVVSMVARYRGGDVPRPRAGALAEEAARALAAYRAAMDGYLLHRGLAAAFDIVRAANGFVDESKPWALAKAEREEGADADALDGVLSQLIAALGTVAVMLAPFTPAKAAELWRTLGGDGSPPAFERLEASVAGLRAVRPGAVLFPRP, encoded by the coding sequence GTGGCAACAGCCCCGCAAGCGCCTCGATTCTATCTCACGACGGCGATCGACTACTCGAACGGCGACCCGCACCTGGGGCACGCGATCGAGAAGATCGGCGCCGACGCGATCGCCCGGTACCGGCGCGCCTGCGGCGACGATGTCCACTTCCTCATCGGGATGGACGAACACGGGCAGAAGGTCCAGCAGGAGGCGGAGAAGCAGGGGGCGGAGCCCGCGGAATGGGTCGACCGGATCGCCGAGGCCTTTCTCGATGTCTGGCGGCGCCTGGGCCTCTCGAACGACGACTTCATCCGCACCTCGGAACCGCGCCACCACCGCGGCGTGACCGCGCTCATGGAGCGGATCGCGGCGAACGGGGACTTCCGCCGCGCGAAGTACGAGGGCCACTACTGCGCCGGGTGCGAGGCCTTCAAGAAGGACGATGAACTGGCGGACGGGCGCTGCCCGCTCCACCCCGGGCGCGAGATCGAGTGGACGGAGGAGGAGAACTGGTTCTTCAAGCTCTCCGACTACCGGGACACCCTCCTCGAACGCCTGCGGAACGACCCGGACTCCGTGCGGCCCCGTACGCGGCGCAACGAGATCACGCGGCTGCTGGAATCCGGACTCGACGACATCTCGGCCTCCCGCTCCAGGATCCGCTGGGGCGTCCCCTTTCCGGGCGATGAGGGGCACACGGTCTACGTGTGGTTCGACGCGCTGTCGAACTACATCACGGCCATCGGCTATCCGGACGGCGAGGCGTTCGGAAAGCTCTGGCCCGCGGACCTCCACATCATCGGCAAGGACATCACCCGCTTCCACTGTGTGTACTGGCCGGCCATGCTGCTGGCCGCGGGGGTGGAGCCGGCGAAGAGCGTGTGGGGCCACGGCTTCATCAAGATCGGCGGGGCCAAGCTCTCGAAGTCGGCGGGGACCGAACTGGGCCTCGTCGAACTCATCGAACGGCACGGGCCGGACGCGCTGCGGTACTTCCTGCTGCGGGAGGTGCCCTGGGATGGCGACCGCGACTACCCGTCGACGGAGGCCTTCATCGAGCAGTTCGACCGCCGCTACACGACGGACCTCGCCAACGACCTCGGCAACCTCCTGAACCGCGTGGTCTCGATGGTGGCCCGGTACCGCGGCGGGGACGTGCCGCGGCCGCGGGCTGGAGCACTCGCGGAAGAGGCGGCGCGCGCCCTCGCGGCATACCGCGCGGCCATGGACGGCTACCTGCTGCACCGGGGCCTGGCGGCGGCGTTCGACATCGTGCGCGCGGCGAACGGGTTCGTGGACGAGTCGAAGCCCTGGGCGCTGGCGAAGGCGGAGCGCGAGGAGGGCGCGGACGCGGACGCGCTCGACGGCGTGTTGTCGCAGCTCATCGCGGCGCTCGGCACGGTGGCCGTGATGCTGGCCCCCTTCACGCCGGCGAAGGCCGCCGAACTCTGGCGGACGCTGGGGGGCGACGGATCGCCGCCGGCCTTCGAGCGTCTCGAAGCGTCCGTAGCCGGGCTCCGGGCCGTGCGTCCGGGCGCCGTGCTCTTCCCCCGGCCCTGA